A single window of Meiothermus sp. DNA harbors:
- a CDS encoding elongation factor G — protein MIRTVALVGHSGSGKTTLGEALLYFTGGKDRMGKVEEGSTTSDYTPEEKAHRVSVRTAVLPLTYQGHRIYLLDAPGYADFVGEIRGAMEAADAAVVVVSAESGVQIGTERAWTVAERLELPRMVVVSKLEKGGDFFALLEDLRSTLGHIIPAHLPLYENGQWVGLIDVLHDRAFRYEKGRPVVASIPEDQKAQVEKYRNEAREAIIETDEGLLEKYLEGGEVEEVALSRAFHEAVRKGQVFPVAIGSSGALIGLDMLLDLFLEALPSPEERWGEGGPAAKVFKVQVDPFMGQVAFARLYRGRVKVGDTLQSDNGSVRLAHLYTAKGKDLVELEEAEAGTILALPKADNLHRGMELWQGERPEFPSARLPDPVAMVAIAPETRSDEAKLGDALRKLLEEDPSLKFERNPETSEQILWGMGDLHLETAKERLADYGVKITTRPPKIPYRETIRRKAEGQGKHKKQTGGHGQYGDVWLRLEPHEDYEFVWEITGGVIPTKYMESVEMGIKEAAKSGPLAGYPVIGFKAAVYHGSYHDVDSSDMAFQLAAQLAFRNVVAQASPTLLEPIYTLKIFVPQERVGDILSDMQSRRGRILGMDQEGALAVVNAEAPLAEILEYSRTLSGLTQGTGAYSLEFSHYAEVPPNLAQKVIAERQKAEA, from the coding sequence ATGATTCGCACCGTCGCCCTCGTAGGGCACAGCGGCAGCGGCAAAACCACCCTCGGCGAAGCGCTTCTTTACTTCACCGGGGGCAAGGATCGCATGGGCAAGGTAGAAGAGGGCAGCACTACCTCGGACTACACCCCGGAGGAAAAAGCCCACCGGGTCTCGGTTCGCACCGCGGTGCTGCCCCTAACCTACCAAGGGCACCGGATTTATTTGCTCGACGCCCCCGGCTACGCCGATTTTGTGGGGGAAATTCGCGGGGCTATGGAGGCCGCCGATGCGGCGGTGGTGGTGGTCTCAGCCGAAAGCGGGGTGCAGATTGGCACCGAGCGGGCCTGGACGGTGGCCGAGCGATTGGAACTACCGCGCATGGTGGTAGTGAGCAAGCTGGAAAAGGGGGGCGATTTTTTTGCTCTGCTCGAGGATCTGCGCTCTACCCTGGGGCACATCATCCCAGCCCACCTGCCGCTGTACGAAAACGGCCAGTGGGTCGGCCTGATTGACGTGCTGCACGACCGCGCCTTCCGCTACGAAAAAGGCCGCCCGGTGGTGGCCAGCATTCCCGAGGATCAGAAGGCCCAGGTCGAAAAGTACCGTAACGAGGCCCGAGAAGCTATCATCGAAACCGACGAGGGGCTGCTGGAAAAATACCTGGAGGGAGGCGAGGTAGAAGAAGTGGCCCTCTCGAGGGCCTTCCACGAAGCAGTGCGCAAAGGCCAGGTCTTTCCGGTGGCCATTGGCTCCTCCGGGGCGCTGATCGGGCTGGATATGCTGCTCGATCTGTTCTTAGAAGCCCTCCCCTCCCCGGAAGAACGTTGGGGCGAGGGTGGCCCGGCGGCCAAGGTGTTCAAGGTGCAGGTAGACCCCTTCATGGGGCAGGTGGCTTTTGCCCGACTCTACCGGGGCAGGGTGAAGGTCGGCGACACTTTGCAATCGGATAATGGCTCGGTGCGACTGGCCCACCTCTACACCGCCAAAGGCAAGGATTTGGTCGAGCTCGAGGAGGCCGAGGCCGGCACCATCCTGGCCTTGCCCAAAGCCGACAACCTGCACCGGGGCATGGAGCTCTGGCAGGGGGAGCGCCCCGAGTTCCCCTCGGCCCGCCTGCCCGACCCGGTGGCCATGGTGGCCATCGCACCCGAAACCCGCAGCGACGAGGCCAAGCTCGGCGATGCCCTGCGCAAGCTATTGGAGGAAGACCCCAGCTTGAAGTTTGAGCGCAACCCCGAAACCTCCGAGCAAATCCTGTGGGGCATGGGCGACCTGCACCTAGAAACCGCCAAAGAACGCCTGGCCGACTACGGGGTGAAGATTACCACCCGCCCCCCCAAAATCCCCTACCGCGAGACCATCCGCCGCAAGGCCGAGGGCCAGGGCAAACACAAAAAACAAACCGGCGGACACGGCCAGTACGGCGACGTATGGCTCCGGCTGGAACCCCACGAAGACTACGAGTTTGTCTGGGAGATTACCGGTGGGGTGATTCCCACTAAGTACATGGAATCGGTGGAAATGGGTATCAAGGAAGCCGCCAAGAGCGGGCCCCTGGCCGGATACCCGGTCATTGGTTTTAAGGCTGCGGTCTACCACGGTTCCTACCACGATGTGGACAGCTCCGACATGGCCTTCCAACTGGCCGCCCAACTGGCCTTCCGCAACGTAGTGGCCCAGGCTAGCCCGACCTTGCTCGAGCCCATCTACACCCTCAAGATTTTTGTGCCCCAGGAGCGGGTGGGGGATATTTTGTCGGATATGCAGTCGCGCCGCGGGCGCATTCTGGGCATGGATCAAGAAGGGGCGCTGGCAGTGGTGAACGCCGAGGCTCCGCTGGCCGAAATTCTGGAATATAGCCGCACCCTTTCGGGACTCACCCAGGGCACCGGCGCTTACAGCCTCGAGTTCTCCCACTATGCCGAGGTGCCTCCCAATCTGGCCCAGAAGGTGATTGCCGAACGACAAAAGGCCGAAGCCTAG